A window of Zonotrichia leucophrys gambelii isolate GWCS_2022_RI chromosome 11, RI_Zleu_2.0, whole genome shotgun sequence contains these coding sequences:
- the LOC135452779 gene encoding metallothionein-1 translates to MDSQDCPCATGGTCTCGDNCKCKNCKCTSCKKGCCSCCPAGCAKCAQGCVCKGPPSAKCSCCK, encoded by the exons ATGGACTCCCAGGATTGCCCTTGTGCCACAG GTGGCACCTGCACCTGCGGGGACAACTGTAAATGCAAAAACTGCAAATGTACATCGTGCAAAAAAG gctgctgctcctgctgcccagctggatGTGCCAAGTGTGCACAGGGCTGCGTCTGCAAGGGGCCCCCCTCTGCCaagtgcagctgctgcaaatAG
- the LOC135452740 gene encoding metallothionein-2, producing MDPQDCTCAAGDSCSCAGSCKCKNCRCRSCRKSCCSCCPASCSNCAKGCVCKEPTSSKCSCCH from the exons atGGACCCCCAGGACTGCACGTGTGCCGCCG GTGACTCCTGCTCCTGCGCAGGGTCCTGCAAGTGCAAGAACTGCCGCTGCCGGAGCTGCCGCAAGA gttgctgctcctgctgccccgcGAGCTGCAGCAACTGCGCCAAGGGCTGCGTGTGCAAGGAGCCGACGAGCAGcaagtgcagctgctgccactga